From a region of the Marasmius oreades isolate 03SP1 chromosome 7, whole genome shotgun sequence genome:
- a CDS encoding uncharacterized protein (BUSCO:EOG09264EGS) — protein sequence MTSYLRSWFPSFPTEIKEEQPKIEITEQADDDSGSETEREDAAPAFPSLNSAQRVKSTPTTASQRTDAELMPPPPLPSARTPSFRMMHPSSSLSVQATTKPPVKPKGRNKVALAPGHSPLDWAALKSSGVDLRGVPTLLRVTPSVLKQHRHRDDAWTAINGKVYNLTPYLPFHPGGEKELMRVAGRDGTKLFLLTHSWVNVDFMLDGSMVGFLVPEPSS from the exons ATGACCTCTTATCTTCGTAGCTGGTTTCCTTCATTCCCCACAGAGATCAAAGAAGAGCAACCGAAGATCGAAATCACAGAGCAAGCAGACGACGATTCAGGTTCTGAAACAGAAAGAGAGGATGCAGCTCCTGCTTTTCCTAGCTTGAATAGTGCGCAAAGAGTGAAGAGCACGCCGACTACCGCTTCTCAGAGGACAGATGCTGAACTCATGCCCCCTCCGCCTCTACCATCAGCTAGAACACCTTCCTTTCGCATGATGCATCCGTCTTCTAGTCTTTCTGTTCAGGCAACAACGAAACCACCCGTCAAACCCAAGGGTCGTAATAAGGTCGCGCTAGCGCCGGGTCATAGTCCTTTAGATTGGGCCGCTCTTAAATCGAGCGGGGTTGATTTGCGT GGTGTACCCACTCTTCTTAGAGTCACACCATCCGTTCTCAAGCAACACAGACATCGAGATGATGCATGGACAGCTATCAATGGCAAGGTGTACAACCTCACTCCGTATCTTCCGTTCCATCCGGGCGGAGAGAAAGAACTGATGCGCGTAGCTGGGAGGGACGGGACTAAGTTATTTT TACTGACTCATTCATGGGTCAACGTCGATTTCATGCTAGATGGGTCCATGGTGGGGTTCCTCGTACCTGAACCATCCTCATAG